In Streptomyces canus, one DNA window encodes the following:
- a CDS encoding SDR family NAD(P)-dependent oxidoreductase: protein MTRISGSDQQAQRLVGKVVVVTGAARGQGAAEAAALALAGATVIGTDARPEGGECRRLDVSREGDWAELAAELKETHGQVHGLVNNAGIIQRDRIDSVRAEDFAQVQAVNTVGPLLGIQYLSPLMTSGASIVNVGSSAALTGYYPVAYTASKWALRGVSKVAAMELGPRGIRVNTVHPGYIETEMTAGATEAFRDATIGETPLGRSGTVDDIAPLVVFLLSDESSFITGAEIPVDGGLTVHGGVKSISDAMRAG from the coding sequence ATGACTCGGATCTCCGGAAGTGATCAGCAGGCCCAGCGGCTGGTCGGCAAGGTCGTAGTGGTTACCGGCGCAGCTCGCGGGCAGGGGGCTGCCGAGGCTGCCGCCTTGGCCCTGGCGGGGGCCACTGTGATCGGGACCGACGCGCGGCCGGAGGGTGGTGAGTGTCGGCGGCTGGATGTCAGTCGTGAGGGCGACTGGGCTGAGCTCGCCGCCGAGCTCAAGGAGACTCACGGCCAGGTGCATGGGCTGGTCAACAACGCGGGGATCATTCAGCGGGATCGGATCGACAGTGTTCGGGCTGAGGACTTCGCGCAGGTGCAGGCCGTGAACACCGTTGGGCCGTTGCTCGGGATTCAGTACCTCTCTCCGCTGATGACGAGTGGGGCGTCCATCGTGAATGTCGGGTCGTCCGCTGCGCTCACCGGGTACTACCCCGTTGCCTACACCGCCAGTAAGTGGGCTCTGCGTGGGGTGTCGAAGGTTGCCGCCATGGAGTTGGGGCCTCGGGGGATCCGGGTCAATACCGTGCATCCCGGGTACATCGAGACCGAGATGACGGCCGGGGCTACGGAGGCTTTTCGGGACGCGACCATCGGGGAGACCCCGTTGGGGCGGAGCGGGACCGTAGATGACATCGCTCCGCTTGTGGTGTTTCTGCTGAGCGACGAGTCCTCGTTCATCACCGGTGCGGAGATTCCTGTGGACGGGGGGCTCACCGTGCACGGTGGTGTCAAGTCCATCTCGGATGCGATGAGGGCCGGTTGA
- a CDS encoding winged helix-turn-helix transcriptional regulator: MALGKDYATQECSIARALEIVGERWTLLVVRDALYGVRRYNDFLVHLGIPRAVLAARLQMLTEEGILEKRRYQESPPRDEYVVTDRAIALWPALRALGRWGREHYGETVLRTFQHAECGTEIGSYGECPACARVVPLEEVLMLPGPGLDPHPADPVSRALLRPKTLLQPIVVDQV, encoded by the coding sequence ATGGCACTGGGTAAGGACTACGCGACACAGGAATGCTCGATCGCCCGCGCGCTGGAGATCGTCGGCGAACGCTGGACCCTGCTCGTGGTCCGCGACGCCCTCTACGGCGTCCGGCGTTACAACGACTTCCTCGTCCACCTCGGCATCCCGCGCGCGGTCCTCGCCGCCCGCCTCCAGATGCTCACCGAGGAGGGGATCCTCGAGAAGCGCCGCTACCAGGAGTCTCCGCCGCGCGACGAGTACGTCGTCACCGACCGCGCCATCGCCCTCTGGCCCGCCCTGCGCGCCCTCGGCCGCTGGGGCCGCGAGCACTATGGCGAGACCGTGCTGCGCACCTTCCAGCACGCCGAGTGCGGCACCGAGATCGGCTCCTACGGCGAATGCCCCGCCTGCGCGAGGGTCGTACCGCTCGAGGAAGTGCTGATGCTGCCGGGCCCCGGACTCGATCCCCACCCGGCGGATCCGGTCAGCCGGGCCCTGCTCAGGCCGAAGACACTCTTGCAGCCGATCGTGGTCGATCAGGTATAA
- a CDS encoding YecA family protein: MRPDTPAENVDHNAEAARLERTADRYPEDSEALLLQAAAHLELAGDRPAASSLYDRLLSSSQSLENPHLVRALKAANLWEYGHEAEARAIIEGVRMAAPRDPAPWVIVAEALESHDELEQAQETFTEGARVLLTDVAEPPYSTHPLLFGRHRVRRMLGLAHDDWDVLADTLHSSPVSLDELHDPKRVWSLGSENPAELEAEISRLRAELGTFREALSRPFPVAVLHWPASELTELVDAYPSLSSEYPSHEEHLATIEASLRELSASGTANLGIVTGTVPSYEAFAASEGMSPAETALLPQYATTLAARGRAVEWPPQRGTACWCGSGRGYGECHGE; the protein is encoded by the coding sequence ATGCGCCCCGACACGCCTGCCGAGAACGTCGACCACAACGCCGAAGCGGCGCGCCTGGAGCGGACCGCCGACCGGTATCCCGAGGACTCCGAAGCCCTGCTCCTGCAGGCCGCGGCCCATCTGGAACTGGCCGGCGACCGCCCCGCCGCGTCCTCCCTCTACGACCGGTTGCTGTCCTCGTCCCAGAGCTTGGAGAACCCCCATCTGGTACGAGCCCTCAAGGCCGCGAACCTCTGGGAGTACGGCCATGAGGCCGAGGCCCGCGCGATCATCGAGGGCGTCCGCATGGCGGCCCCCCGGGACCCCGCCCCCTGGGTGATCGTCGCGGAGGCCCTGGAGTCCCACGACGAGCTGGAGCAGGCGCAGGAGACGTTCACGGAGGGGGCCCGCGTGCTCCTGACGGACGTGGCGGAGCCCCCGTACTCCACGCATCCTCTGCTGTTCGGCCGCCACCGCGTGCGCCGCATGCTGGGCCTGGCCCACGACGACTGGGATGTCCTGGCGGACACCCTCCACTCCTCCCCGGTCTCCCTGGACGAGCTGCACGACCCGAAGCGCGTCTGGTCCCTCGGCTCGGAGAACCCGGCGGAACTGGAGGCGGAGATCTCCCGCCTGCGCGCCGAACTCGGCACGTTCAGGGAGGCGCTGTCCCGCCCGTTCCCGGTGGCGGTCCTGCACTGGCCCGCTTCCGAACTCACGGAGCTGGTGGACGCCTACCCTTCCCTCTCCTCGGAGTACCCCTCCCACGAGGAGCACCTCGCGACGATAGAGGCCTCCTTGCGCGAGCTGTCCGCCTCCGGCACGGCGAACCTCGGCATCGTGACGGGGACGGTCCCGTCGTACGAGGCGTTCGCGGCATCGGAGGGCATGTCCCCCGCGGAGACGGCACTGCTCCCCCAGTACGCGACGACTCTGGCGGCCCGGGGCCGCGCGGTGGAGTGGCCGCCGCAGCGGGGGACGGCGTGCTGGTGCGGGTCGGGGCGGGGTTATGGGGAGTGCCACGGGGAGTGA
- a CDS encoding MFS transporter — MTRFSERTLVKAKVSAALAPASPRPSATLALTSAATAVALMTYTAPMVTLPDVAADLHTPLSAQAWLLNGTPLGLAALLLVAGSLADDYGRRRIFVAGTLALGLTTALGALTSSTWLFTLARIAQGAASAALLASSLGLIVHAFPSPRGRLHATGVWGAFVSGGIAVGPLLSGALPSWRVSYGVLGAAAVLVAALSARLLTESRAPRGGRPDLAGAVTFGLALVALVAALTLGRDGWLRAPVALLLLASVVLLAVFVAVERRARTPMIDLGLLRHRRFLASSSSGLFTGLAVIGLFSFLPALLQQTVGLSAMDTAWLFLLWSGLSFAVALQARRLAGRVPPRWQLAIGFLLHAAGVLTMLGSLDAGSWVRLLPGLVVAGIGSGLLNAALPLLAVESVPAARAAMGSGAQQTFRYIGSCAGVALTIALATSSGNGLAHGADIAMLVSAGLALVAAGSAVALREQ, encoded by the coding sequence ATGACAAGGTTCAGTGAACGAACTCTCGTGAAGGCGAAGGTGTCGGCCGCCCTGGCCCCAGCCTCCCCGCGCCCTTCCGCGACCCTGGCCCTGACCAGCGCCGCCACCGCCGTGGCCCTGATGACGTACACGGCTCCGATGGTCACGCTCCCCGATGTCGCCGCCGACCTGCACACCCCGCTGTCCGCCCAGGCCTGGCTCCTGAACGGCACCCCGCTCGGCCTCGCCGCCCTCCTCCTGGTCGCCGGCAGCCTCGCCGACGACTACGGGCGCCGCCGGATCTTCGTCGCGGGCACCCTGGCGCTGGGCCTCACCACGGCCCTCGGCGCGCTGACCTCGTCCACCTGGCTGTTCACCCTGGCCCGGATCGCCCAGGGCGCGGCCAGCGCGGCGCTCCTCGCGAGCAGCCTGGGCCTGATCGTCCACGCGTTCCCGTCACCGAGGGGGCGCCTGCACGCGACCGGGGTGTGGGGCGCGTTCGTGAGCGGCGGCATCGCGGTCGGTCCTCTGCTGAGCGGCGCGCTGCCGAGCTGGCGGGTGTCCTACGGCGTTCTCGGCGCCGCGGCCGTGCTCGTGGCCGCCCTGTCCGCACGGCTTCTGACGGAGTCCCGGGCTCCGCGCGGCGGCCGTCCCGACCTCGCCGGAGCCGTGACCTTCGGGCTCGCCCTGGTCGCCCTGGTGGCGGCGCTGACCCTGGGCCGGGACGGCTGGCTGCGGGCACCGGTCGCGCTGTTGCTGCTGGCGTCCGTGGTCCTGCTGGCCGTGTTCGTCGCGGTGGAGCGGCGCGCCCGGACCCCCATGATCGACCTGGGCCTGCTGCGCCACCGCCGGTTCCTCGCGTCCTCCTCCAGCGGGCTGTTCACGGGTCTCGCGGTGATCGGCCTGTTCAGCTTCCTCCCTGCCCTCCTCCAGCAGACGGTCGGCCTGTCCGCAATGGACACCGCCTGGCTCTTCCTCCTCTGGTCCGGCCTGTCCTTCGCGGTGGCCCTCCAGGCCCGGCGCCTCGCGGGCCGGGTGCCCCCGCGCTGGCAACTCGCGATCGGCTTCCTGCTGCACGCGGCGGGCGTCCTGACCATGCTGGGCTCACTGGACGCCGGTTCCTGGGTACGGCTGCTCCCCGGCCTCGTGGTGGCCGGCATCGGCAGCGGCCTGCTGAACGCGGCGCTCCCGCTGCTCGCGGTGGAGTCCGTCCCGGCCGCGCGGGCGGCGATGGGATCGGGCGCCCAGCAGACCTTCCGCTACATCGGCTCGTGCGCCGGAGTCGCCCTGACGATCGCGCTCGCCACCTCCTCCGGCAACGGCCTCGCCCACGGCGCGGACATCGCGATGCTGGTGTCGGCGGGGCTGGCGCTGGTGGCGGCGGGGAGCGCGGTGGCGCTGCGGGAGCAGTGA
- a CDS encoding beta-1,6-galactanase, which produces MIRRRTLLTAAGGTLLGSALATGTARADATIAVSPGTSYGTWEGWGTSLAWWANVFGARDDFADIFFTTKSTSYNGTSLPGLGLNIARYNLGASSWNTVNGESMVASANIPAFKQIEGYWQDWNNEDPTSSAWDWTADANQRAMLVKATSRGATSELFANSPMWWMCSNHNPSGASGGGNNLQTWNYRQHASHLAATALYAKNNWGVNFSTVDAFNEPSSSWWTATGTQEGCHMDATVQSAVLPYLRSELNNRGLTGVKISASDETSYDLARTTWNSFSSTTKGYVNQVNVHGYQGSNGRRDLLYTDVVTTAGKKLWNSETGDSDGTGYTMAFNLLYDFRWLHPTAWVYWQVMDPSTGWAMIAYDQNTLQPTAVQTKYYVMAQFARHIRPGMKIIDTGVSNAVAAYDSSAKRLVIVALNTSTSAQTLTFDLSRFTTVTGGSGGLVPRWNTVTTGGDKYVSYSNTFLSGKTVAVPFAAKAVQTLQIDGVTI; this is translated from the coding sequence ATGATCCGACGCAGAACGCTGCTGACAGCCGCAGGAGGCACCCTCCTCGGCAGCGCGCTGGCCACCGGTACCGCCCGTGCGGACGCAACGATCGCGGTCAGCCCGGGGACGTCGTACGGCACCTGGGAGGGCTGGGGCACCTCCCTGGCCTGGTGGGCCAACGTGTTCGGCGCCCGGGACGACTTCGCCGACATCTTCTTCACCACCAAGTCGACGTCCTACAACGGCACCTCGCTCCCCGGCCTCGGCCTCAACATCGCCCGCTACAACCTGGGCGCCTCCAGCTGGAACACCGTGAACGGCGAGTCGATGGTCGCCTCGGCCAACATCCCCGCGTTCAAGCAGATCGAGGGCTACTGGCAGGACTGGAACAACGAGGACCCCACGTCCTCGGCCTGGGACTGGACGGCGGACGCCAATCAGCGGGCGATGCTGGTGAAGGCGACGTCGAGGGGCGCGACCTCCGAACTCTTCGCCAACTCCCCGATGTGGTGGATGTGCAGCAACCACAACCCGTCGGGCGCCTCGGGCGGCGGCAACAACCTGCAAACCTGGAACTACCGCCAGCACGCGTCGCATCTGGCCGCGACCGCCCTGTACGCCAAGAACAACTGGGGCGTGAACTTCTCGACGGTCGACGCCTTCAACGAGCCCTCCTCGTCCTGGTGGACGGCGACCGGCACGCAGGAGGGCTGCCACATGGACGCGACGGTCCAGTCGGCCGTACTGCCGTACCTGCGCAGCGAGTTGAACAACCGCGGCCTGACGGGCGTGAAGATCTCGGCCTCCGACGAGACGAGTTACGACCTCGCCCGCACCACCTGGAACTCCTTCAGCTCGACCACGAAGGGGTACGTCAACCAGGTCAACGTGCACGGCTACCAGGGCTCGAACGGCCGCAGAGACCTCCTCTACACGGACGTCGTGACCACGGCCGGCAAGAAGCTGTGGAACTCCGAGACCGGCGACAGCGACGGCACCGGCTACACCATGGCCTTCAACCTCCTCTACGACTTCCGCTGGCTGCACCCCACGGCCTGGGTCTACTGGCAGGTCATGGACCCGTCGACGGGCTGGGCGATGATCGCGTACGACCAGAACACCCTCCAGCCGACCGCGGTCCAGACGAAGTACTACGTCATGGCCCAGTTCGCCCGGCACATCCGCCCCGGGATGAAGATCATCGACACGGGCGTGAGCAACGCGGTCGCGGCCTACGACTCCTCGGCCAAGCGCCTGGTCATCGTGGCCCTGAACACATCCACGTCGGCCCAGACCCTGACCTTCGACCTGTCCCGCTTCACGACGGTGACGGGCGGCTCGGGCGGCCTGGTCCCGCGCTGGAACACGGTGACGACGGGCGGCGACAAGTACGTGTCGTACTCCAACACCTTCCTGAGCGGAAAGACGGTGGCCGTGCCGTTCGCGGCCAAGGCCGTGCAGACGCTCCAGATCGACGGCGTGACGATCTGA
- a CDS encoding DUF6412 domain-containing protein — MRPAAVLLLLVLDVVLLDTGSLSAAVALAAAGSAFAACSLIASRCAPAVPPTRVRTAIRDRARRTAFLPQRDPDAQGRPRPRAPGRALPATVA; from the coding sequence ATGCGGCCCGCCGCCGTGCTCCTGCTCCTCGTCCTCGACGTCGTCCTGCTCGACACCGGCAGCCTCTCCGCCGCCGTCGCGCTCGCCGCGGCCGGCTCCGCCTTCGCCGCCTGCTCGCTGATCGCCTCGCGCTGCGCGCCCGCCGTGCCGCCCACCCGGGTCCGTACGGCCATCCGCGACCGCGCCCGCCGCACGGCCTTCCTCCCGCAACGCGACCCCGACGCCCAGGGCCGCCCCCGCCCCCGAGCGCCCGGACGCGCCCTCCCGGCGACCGTCGCGTAG
- a CDS encoding class E sortase, with product MRQRVMHHGARRRRERRRRAVWTGGELLVTVGVVLLLLVVHQLWWTNREAKEGARHGVEALEREWGRGGGADSGTAADSGAPSVSSSTASTASPGSRAERDLRAAASDPAALTSDRSQAYAILTVPRLHLRVPVAEGVGKRSVLNKGYVGHYPGTEQPGRAGNFALAGHRNTHGEPFRYINRLAPGDTVRVETRSAVYTYAVDKTLRQTSARDSGVIRPVPRSTVHPTYGYTAPGYYLTLTTCTPEYTSRYRLVVWGTLVSMRPR from the coding sequence ATGCGGCAGCGCGTCATGCACCACGGAGCCCGGCGCCGGCGCGAGCGTCGCCGCCGGGCGGTGTGGACCGGCGGCGAACTCCTGGTCACCGTGGGCGTCGTCCTGCTGCTGCTCGTCGTGCACCAGCTGTGGTGGACCAACCGGGAGGCCAAGGAGGGCGCTCGGCACGGGGTCGAGGCGCTGGAGCGGGAGTGGGGGCGGGGCGGGGGAGCCGATTCGGGTACGGCCGCCGACTCCGGGGCTCCATCCGTGTCCTCTTCCACGGCTTCCACGGCGTCTCCGGGCTCCCGCGCCGAGCGGGATCTCCGCGCCGCCGCCTCGGACCCCGCCGCCCTGACGTCGGACCGGTCCCAGGCGTACGCCATCCTCACCGTCCCCCGTCTCCACCTGCGCGTCCCCGTCGCCGAGGGCGTCGGCAAGCGGAGCGTGCTCAACAAGGGGTATGTCGGCCACTACCCCGGCACCGAACAGCCGGGCCGGGCCGGGAACTTCGCGCTCGCCGGGCACCGCAACACCCACGGCGAGCCCTTCCGGTACATCAACCGCCTCGCGCCCGGGGACACCGTCCGGGTGGAGACGCGGAGCGCGGTCTACACGTACGCCGTGGACAAGACCCTCCGCCAGACCTCGGCCCGCGACTCGGGAGTGATCCGGCCGGTCCCACGCTCGACGGTCCACCCCACCTACGGCTACACCGCGCCCGGTTACTACCTCACCCTCACCACGTGCACGCCGGAGTACACATCCCGGTACCGGCTGGTGGTGTGGGGCACGCTGGTGTCGATGCGGCCGCGTTGA